The Desulfuromonas versatilis genome has a segment encoding these proteins:
- a CDS encoding tetratricopeptide repeat protein: MIFGKLRIKLLERSAFNAFALSQFDKAAAAFEKLIALAPGRRGGRFNLGLALLAGNQWDAALGYFRQEADLFGETFPLVKAMAEAAYLKGERAAAREHYERALGQADSPSERNFCSLRLAICGSPERFAQARHARGLIDQGDAHMLRREYDAAEELFREATRLDPTSFQAMNNLGAIRLAKKDYASAQEYFQMADKIAELPMVKKNLAYLAKQRGL, encoded by the coding sequence ATGATTTTCGGCAAGTTGCGAATCAAACTGCTGGAGCGTAGCGCCTTCAATGCCTTCGCCCTGTCGCAGTTCGACAAGGCCGCGGCGGCCTTTGAAAAACTCATCGCCCTGGCCCCCGGCCGCCGCGGGGGGCGTTTCAATCTCGGCCTGGCGCTGCTGGCCGGCAACCAATGGGACGCCGCCCTTGGGTATTTCCGGCAGGAGGCCGACCTCTTCGGGGAGACATTCCCTCTGGTCAAGGCGATGGCCGAGGCCGCTTATCTTAAAGGCGAACGCGCCGCTGCCCGGGAGCACTACGAACGAGCCCTGGGGCAGGCCGATTCGCCCAGTGAGCGCAATTTCTGCTCACTGCGTTTGGCCATCTGCGGAAGCCCGGAGCGCTTTGCTCAGGCCCGCCATGCCAGAGGGTTGATCGACCAGGGGGACGCGCATATGCTGCGCAGGGAGTACGATGCGGCGGAGGAACTGTTCAGAGAGGCCACCAGGCTGGATCCGACGAGTTTTCAGGCCATGAACAACCTGGGCGCCATCCGTTTGGCAAAAAAGGATTATGCGAGCGCCCAGGAGTATTTTCAGATGGCGGACAAGATCGCCGAGTTGCCCATGGTTAAGAAAAACCTGGCCTACCTGGCCAAGCAGCGGGGGCTGTGA
- a CDS encoding PLDc N-terminal domain-containing protein, whose amino-acid sequence MGFIFGLIIFAADLYAIFQTLQSPAPSTTKLLWTLVILLLPVLGLVLWFFLGPKVAKV is encoded by the coding sequence ATGGGATTCATCTTCGGACTGATCATTTTCGCGGCTGATCTGTACGCCATTTTCCAAACCCTGCAGAGCCCGGCGCCCAGCACGACCAAGCTGCTCTGGACCCTGGTCATTTTGCTGCTCCCGGTGCTTGGGCTGGTTCTCTGGTTTTTTCTGGGGCCCAAGGTGGCAAAGGTCTGA
- a CDS encoding MTH1187 family thiamine-binding protein, producing MAVVEVSITPLGTAGIGISKFVAGCVEIIRASGLKHQLTPMGTIIEGDLDEIFAVLRRMHESPFNAGAQRVSTSIKIDDRRDRPEHTMAGKVASVQSKLDR from the coding sequence ATGGCCGTCGTTGAAGTCAGCATTACCCCTTTGGGGACCGCCGGAATCGGGATTTCGAAGTTCGTGGCCGGCTGCGTGGAGATCATTCGCGCCTCGGGGCTCAAGCATCAGCTCACCCCCATGGGGACTATCATCGAAGGGGATCTGGATGAGATCTTCGCCGTGTTGCGACGAATGCACGAATCCCCCTTCAACGCCGGGGCGCAGCGGGTCTCCACGTCGATCAAGATCGACGACCGTCGCGACCGCCCCGAGCATACCATGGCCGGCAAAGTGGCCTCGGTACAGAGTAAGCTGGACCGGTGA
- a CDS encoding YajD family HNH nuclease yields the protein MGRSFKPRGKRGPTPPAVKSQEEADTLVRKLRGEMADGENYREKSLKLHGWICAKCGREFEASTLHLLTVHHKDGNHHNNPPDGSNWENLCIYCHDDEHSRSLLGDYLSGAGKGRG from the coding sequence ATGGGAAGATCATTCAAACCCCGCGGCAAACGGGGGCCGACACCGCCCGCGGTAAAAAGTCAGGAAGAGGCGGATACACTGGTGAGGAAGCTGCGCGGAGAAATGGCCGACGGTGAAAATTACCGGGAAAAATCCCTCAAGCTTCATGGCTGGATCTGCGCCAAGTGCGGCCGGGAATTCGAGGCAAGCACCCTGCACCTGCTCACCGTCCACCACAAGGACGGCAACCACCACAACAATCCGCCCGACGGCAGCAACTGGGAGAACCTCTGCATCTACTGCCACGACGACGAGCATTCGCGCAGCCTGCTCGGCGACTATCTTTCCGGGGCTGGCAAGGGCAGGGGATGA
- the amrB gene encoding AmmeMemoRadiSam system protein B gives MRRNPAVAGQFYPGTAEELRHSLGRLIPVSREPHKAFGIVSPHAGYLYSGAIAGETFARVEVPRRVVILGPNHQGLGHRAGVYAGGSWLTPLGEARIDEPLAEEILQGCPALAADETCHRFEHSLEVQVPFIQTRAPGASIVPICLRGAALDELLELGRHLGKTLARHDDVLMVASSDMTHYESGERARKKDMLALEKVLDLDPQGLYLVVREKGITMCGVVPVVVMLAAALEMGAQKATLVRYGNSGEVTGDQSEVVGYAGVIVE, from the coding sequence ATGCGGCGCAATCCCGCCGTCGCCGGGCAGTTTTATCCCGGCACCGCCGAAGAACTCCGCCACTCCCTCGGCCGACTGATTCCGGTTTCCCGGGAGCCGCACAAAGCTTTCGGAATCGTCTCTCCCCACGCCGGATACCTTTACTCCGGAGCGATCGCCGGGGAAACCTTCGCCCGCGTCGAGGTGCCGCGGCGGGTGGTGATTCTCGGACCCAACCACCAGGGACTCGGCCATCGGGCAGGGGTCTATGCCGGGGGCAGTTGGCTGACGCCCCTGGGCGAAGCGCGGATCGACGAACCCCTGGCCGAAGAAATCCTCCAGGGCTGCCCGGCCCTTGCCGCCGACGAGACCTGCCATCGCTTCGAGCATTCCCTCGAAGTGCAGGTCCCCTTCATCCAGACCCGGGCTCCAGGGGCCTCCATCGTCCCCATCTGCCTGCGGGGGGCCGCCCTGGATGAGCTGCTCGAATTGGGGCGGCACCTGGGAAAAACCCTGGCGCGTCACGACGATGTGCTGATGGTCGCCAGCTCGGACATGACCCATTACGAATCCGGGGAGCGCGCGCGGAAAAAGGACATGCTGGCCCTGGAGAAGGTGTTGGATCTCGACCCCCAGGGGCTCTACCTGGTGGTCCGGGAGAAGGGGATCACCATGTGCGGGGTGGTGCCGGTGGTGGTCATGCTGGCTGCCGCCCTGGAGATGGGGGCGCAGAAGGCCACCCTGGTCCGTTACGGCAATTCGGGCGAGGTCACCGGGGACCAGTCCGAGGTGGTGGGGTACGCGGGAGTCATCGTGGAGTAG
- a CDS encoding FAD-dependent oxidoreductase, translating to MAREKLVVIGGDAAGMSAASKVRREDSGREILVFERSPHTSYSACGMPYYIGGVVEDVEPLIARSPQKFREKYRIDARIRHEVTEIDPKKARVRVADLEGKAERWESYDQLLIATGASPFCPSLPGADAEGIFGLSTLESGLRVRRALERLSPRRVVVVGGGYIGLEMAEAFIRLGLEVALVQHGPQVMGTLDPDMGKLLSDALREIGVALFLEEAATGFETREGKVRGVVTEQRTLPAELVLLGMGTRPNSALAEAAGIALGARKAIPVNPRQQTQLENIWAAGDCAESFHRVSRRPVHIALGTVANKQGTVAGINLAGGYATFPGVVGTAVSKICQYEVARTGLQETEIREIGLEAVSATITSKTRAGYYPGGGPVTVKLWAEKGSGRLLGGQIVGIEGAAKRIDVLATALHAELTIEQLIYLDLSYAPPYSPVWDPVQTAARQVLNKL from the coding sequence ATGGCACGGGAAAAACTGGTCGTCATCGGCGGCGACGCAGCAGGCATGAGCGCCGCCTCCAAGGTGCGGCGCGAGGATTCGGGGCGCGAAATCCTGGTGTTTGAGCGCAGTCCCCACACCTCCTATTCGGCCTGCGGCATGCCCTACTACATCGGCGGAGTGGTCGAGGACGTGGAGCCGTTGATCGCCCGCTCGCCTCAAAAGTTCCGGGAAAAATACCGGATCGACGCCCGCATCCGCCACGAGGTCACCGAGATCGACCCGAAAAAGGCCCGGGTGCGGGTCGCAGACCTCGAGGGGAAAGCGGAACGCTGGGAAAGCTACGATCAGCTGTTGATCGCCACCGGTGCCAGTCCGTTTTGCCCCAGCCTGCCCGGCGCCGACGCGGAGGGGATTTTCGGTCTCTCGACCCTGGAGAGCGGGTTGCGGGTACGCCGGGCCCTCGAGCGGCTCTCCCCGCGCCGGGTGGTGGTCGTCGGCGGGGGCTATATCGGCCTGGAGATGGCCGAGGCGTTTATCCGTCTGGGGCTGGAGGTGGCGCTGGTTCAGCATGGGCCGCAGGTCATGGGGACCCTCGATCCGGACATGGGCAAACTGCTTTCCGATGCGCTTCGCGAGATCGGCGTTGCGCTGTTTCTGGAGGAGGCTGCGACCGGGTTTGAAACCCGCGAGGGGAAGGTGCGTGGGGTGGTGACGGAGCAGCGCACCCTTCCTGCTGAACTGGTATTGCTGGGCATGGGCACCCGGCCCAACAGCGCCCTGGCCGAAGCGGCCGGCATTGCCCTGGGGGCCCGCAAAGCCATCCCCGTCAACCCGAGGCAGCAGACCCAACTGGAAAACATCTGGGCCGCCGGGGATTGTGCCGAATCCTTTCACCGGGTTTCCCGACGCCCCGTGCACATCGCGCTGGGGACCGTGGCCAACAAGCAGGGGACGGTGGCCGGCATCAATCTCGCCGGCGGCTACGCGACCTTTCCCGGGGTCGTCGGGACCGCGGTCAGCAAAATCTGTCAATATGAAGTGGCCCGCACCGGGCTGCAGGAAACGGAGATCCGGGAGATTGGTCTCGAGGCGGTCAGCGCGACCATCACCAGTAAAACCCGGGCCGGATACTACCCCGGCGGCGGTCCGGTCACGGTAAAGCTCTGGGCCGAAAAGGGGAGTGGGCGGCTGCTCGGCGGCCAGATCGTCGGTATCGAAGGCGCCGCCAAGCGCATCGACGTTCTGGCCACCGCGCTCCATGCGGAATTGACCATCGAGCAGCTCATCTACCTCGATCTCTCCTACGCGCCCCCGTACTCCCCGGTTTGGGATCCGGTGCAGACGGCGGCCCGGCAGGTATTGAACAAACTTTGA
- the pyk gene encoding pyruvate kinase translates to MFRRTKIVATVGPACESKEMLNALLEAGVDVFRLNFSHGDHGAKAAIIDHIRTLSKLHQRAVAILGDLQGPKIRTGVMQGGALQLVAGEEITLTTREVLGEARLVPTQYRELPGDVTAGNRILLDDGLMELEVISSGGTEVRCRVVSGGVLKDKKGMNLPGVAVSAPALTPKDEEDLAFCIEQGLDYVALSFIRQASDVLALRDMLVRNKAGLQIIAKIEKPEAVDNFPAILEAADGIMVARGDLGVEIRPEKVPLIQKRIIRKCNEAGKPVITATQMLESMVTNPRPTRAETSDVANAILDGTDAVMLSAETASGKFPLEAVSVMVQVALDVEGDPQLKEKVFQPVSEIGGVPHVTEAIGQGACRMAEAVGAKAILAFTQTGSTAALVSKYRPSMPIYAVTPSQAVRRRLALYAGVRSIRVDIEGDTEAQIRSVEDAVLSSKVLEQGELVVITMGSPLSDPGTTNLLKVHRLGALGYYPKDLN, encoded by the coding sequence ATGTTTCGTCGTACCAAGATCGTCGCCACCGTGGGGCCCGCCTGCGAGAGCAAGGAGATGCTCAATGCCCTGCTGGAAGCCGGCGTCGACGTATTCCGTCTCAACTTCTCCCATGGCGATCACGGGGCCAAAGCCGCGATCATCGACCACATTCGCACCCTCTCGAAACTGCACCAGCGGGCGGTGGCCATCCTCGGCGACCTGCAGGGGCCCAAGATCCGTACCGGAGTGATGCAGGGCGGGGCCCTGCAACTGGTGGCGGGCGAGGAGATCACCCTGACCACCCGCGAGGTGCTGGGAGAGGCGCGCCTCGTCCCCACCCAGTACAGGGAACTTCCGGGGGACGTGACAGCCGGCAACCGGATTTTGCTCGACGACGGGCTGATGGAACTCGAAGTGATTTCCTCCGGGGGAACCGAGGTGCGCTGCCGGGTGGTCAGCGGCGGGGTTCTCAAGGACAAAAAAGGGATGAACCTCCCCGGCGTCGCCGTCTCCGCGCCGGCGTTGACGCCCAAGGACGAAGAGGATCTCGCCTTTTGCATCGAACAGGGGCTCGATTACGTCGCGCTCTCCTTTATCCGCCAGGCCTCTGACGTGCTCGCTCTGCGGGACATGCTGGTGCGGAACAAGGCGGGGCTGCAGATCATCGCCAAGATCGAGAAACCCGAGGCGGTGGACAATTTTCCTGCCATTCTCGAGGCGGCAGACGGCATCATGGTGGCCCGTGGCGACCTGGGCGTGGAAATCAGGCCGGAGAAGGTGCCGCTGATCCAGAAGCGGATCATCCGCAAGTGCAACGAAGCAGGCAAACCGGTGATCACCGCTACCCAGATGCTGGAGAGCATGGTGACCAATCCGCGTCCCACCCGTGCCGAGACCTCGGACGTGGCCAACGCCATCCTGGATGGCACCGACGCGGTGATGCTCTCGGCGGAAACGGCCTCCGGCAAATTTCCCCTTGAGGCGGTGTCGGTCATGGTGCAGGTCGCCCTCGACGTGGAAGGCGATCCTCAGCTCAAAGAAAAGGTCTTTCAGCCCGTTTCCGAGATCGGCGGGGTTCCCCATGTCACCGAAGCCATCGGCCAGGGGGCTTGCCGCATGGCCGAGGCGGTGGGCGCCAAGGCGATCCTCGCCTTTACCCAGACCGGCAGCACCGCGGCGCTGGTCTCCAAGTACCGGCCGAGCATGCCGATTTACGCGGTCACCCCGTCGCAGGCGGTACGCCGCCGCTTGGCCCTCTACGCCGGGGTGCGCTCCATCCGGGTCGATATCGAGGGGGATACCGAAGCGCAGATCCGCTCGGTGGAGGACGCGGTGCTCTCCTCCAAGGTGCTGGAGCAAGGCGAACTTGTGGTCATCACCATGGGAAGCCCGTTGTCCGATCCCGGCACCACCAACCTGTTGAAGGTTCACCGCCTCGGCGCCCTGGGGTATTATCCCAAAGACCTCAACTGA
- a CDS encoding sulfite exporter TauE/SafE family protein: MHLLTLPIITLLVLLGSLAGFLAGLLGIGGGIILVPLFLWVFSTAGFHPEVIVHLAFGTSLAIILPTAISSTLGHRKRGNVDWHQVLYLSIGAALGAVAGASAAAGLSGEWLKVAFGAMQILVALKMYFLHPHLPPERGNQVPVYALLLVGLTGGAFSAFFGVGGGVIAVPLMVIVLQLPIHLAVGNSSALIVVSAFTGALSYTLHGLGNAQLPPYSLGYVNVLVAFLVAPFTILLARLGVRVAGRVSNDRLRYIFAAVLLIIGLRMIVKNLYF, from the coding sequence ATGCATCTGCTGACCCTGCCGATCATCACGCTGCTCGTGCTGCTGGGCTCCCTGGCCGGGTTTCTGGCGGGGTTGCTCGGCATCGGCGGCGGTATCATCCTGGTGCCGCTGTTTCTGTGGGTGTTCAGCACCGCGGGGTTTCATCCCGAGGTGATCGTGCACCTGGCCTTCGGCACCAGCCTCGCCATCATCCTGCCTACCGCGATCAGCAGCACCCTGGGGCACCGCAAGCGGGGCAACGTCGATTGGCACCAGGTGCTCTACCTCAGCATCGGCGCCGCCCTGGGGGCGGTCGCAGGGGCCTCGGCCGCAGCCGGTCTCTCGGGAGAGTGGCTGAAGGTGGCTTTCGGGGCGATGCAGATCCTGGTCGCCCTCAAGATGTATTTCCTGCATCCTCATCTGCCGCCCGAGCGCGGCAACCAGGTCCCCGTTTATGCCCTGCTGCTGGTCGGGCTGACCGGAGGGGCGTTTTCAGCGTTTTTCGGAGTGGGAGGCGGGGTCATCGCGGTTCCGCTGATGGTCATCGTGCTGCAGCTGCCGATTCACCTGGCGGTGGGCAACTCAAGCGCCCTGATCGTGGTTTCGGCCTTCACTGGCGCGCTCTCCTACACCCTGCACGGCCTGGGCAATGCCCAACTGCCTCCCTACTCCTTGGGTTACGTCAATGTCCTGGTCGCCTTTCTGGTGGCCCCTTTCACCATCCTCCTGGCCCGGCTTGGGGTTCGGGTTGCCGGCCGGGTATCCAATGATAGACTGAGATATATCTTCGCCGCGGTTCTGCTGATCATCGGCTTGCGGATGATCGTCAAGAACCTGTATTTCTGA
- a CDS encoding FadR/GntR family transcriptional regulator yields the protein MSAKLLDPIRRSRISEQVANQIEELIRAQKLNLGDKLPSERQLMEMLGVGRGAVREALRILEIKGYVESRPGIGSFVKDFEGDIRLPFSLWLADRNEILANFFEVRLFLEPNAAALAAKRITPEQLRELAETHQAFCRKVADGDLTGSIKVDAEFHKLIAQATQNKLLAMTMETLNKSVIEGWKASLRAPGRADKTIREHASLLQAIENKDPHEAARLTREHLENAVADLKKSGLDIQE from the coding sequence ATGAGCGCGAAACTTCTTGATCCTATTCGCAGATCGCGTATATCCGAGCAGGTGGCCAACCAGATCGAGGAGCTGATTCGGGCCCAGAAGTTGAACCTGGGCGACAAGCTTCCCTCAGAACGCCAGTTGATGGAGATGCTCGGCGTCGGCCGCGGCGCGGTGCGCGAGGCGTTGCGGATTCTCGAAATCAAGGGGTATGTGGAGTCACGACCTGGAATCGGCTCGTTCGTGAAGGATTTCGAAGGGGACATCCGGCTCCCTTTTTCGCTGTGGTTGGCGGACCGCAACGAAATCCTCGCCAATTTTTTCGAGGTCCGGCTGTTTCTTGAACCCAATGCGGCAGCCCTGGCCGCAAAACGCATCACCCCGGAGCAGTTGCGGGAGCTGGCCGAAACCCACCAGGCGTTTTGCCGGAAGGTGGCCGACGGCGATCTGACGGGTTCCATCAAGGTGGATGCCGAGTTTCACAAGCTGATTGCCCAGGCCACCCAAAACAAGCTGCTGGCCATGACCATGGAGACCCTCAACAAGTCGGTCATCGAGGGGTGGAAAGCAAGTCTTCGGGCCCCGGGGCGGGCAGACAAAACCATCCGGGAGCACGCCTCGCTGCTGCAGGCCATCGAAAACAAAGACCCTCATGAGGCCGCTCGGCTGACGCGGGAACACCTGGAGAACGCCGTTGCCGACCTGAAGAAATCGGGTCTGGACATCCAAGAATAG
- a CDS encoding glycerate kinase type-2 family protein, producing the protein MRRQLSEIFQAGLERVDPYRMITRHLRVEGDRLVVAMEGYHLEVPLGDYRRILLLGAGKASGPMARAVEEILGDRIESGLVCVKYGHTVDLRRAEMVEAGHPVPDRNGVDAARRIAALARAADAQTLVINCISGGGSALLPFPMDGATSGGLVELSLDDKQCTTSALLRCGADIQEINCVRKHISGIKGGRLLQMLQPARSLNLILSDVVGDDLGSIASGMTTFDATSYAQALEIVDRYRLRTEIPAQVLRALELGAQGRIPETVKAGASCLERVDNVMIGTNRQALLAAAAKAASLGFEVRALTSQLAGEARHAAKVIADIAKDVVVSDMLAAKPACLLLGGETVVTLRGNGKGGRNQEMALAFLDELKTWGEGRRRVFFLAASTDGNDGPTDAAGAFADEEVLRQTWALEGDCLANALNNNDSYHFFEKTGGLFKTGPTNTNVCDLQIAIII; encoded by the coding sequence ATGAGAAGACAACTGAGCGAAATTTTTCAGGCCGGCCTCGAGCGGGTGGACCCCTACCGGATGATCACCCGGCACCTGAGGGTCGAGGGGGACCGGCTGGTGGTGGCCATGGAGGGCTACCATCTCGAGGTGCCGCTTGGGGATTACCGGCGGATCCTGCTCCTTGGGGCGGGGAAAGCCTCGGGGCCGATGGCCCGGGCGGTGGAGGAGATTCTCGGCGACCGGATCGAGAGCGGCCTGGTCTGTGTCAAGTACGGTCACACCGTCGACCTGCGGCGGGCGGAGATGGTGGAAGCGGGGCACCCGGTGCCGGATCGGAACGGGGTGGACGCGGCCCGGCGCATTGCGGCACTGGCCCGCGCCGCCGATGCCCAGACCCTGGTCATCAACTGCATCTCCGGCGGCGGCTCGGCCCTGCTCCCCTTTCCGATGGACGGGGCGACCTCCGGCGGCCTGGTCGAGCTTTCCCTGGACGACAAGCAGTGCACCACCAGCGCCCTGTTGCGTTGCGGGGCGGATATCCAGGAGATCAACTGCGTGCGCAAACACATCTCGGGGATCAAGGGGGGGCGACTGCTGCAGATGCTGCAGCCGGCCCGCAGCCTCAACCTGATCCTTTCCGACGTGGTTGGCGACGATTTGGGGAGCATCGCCTCGGGCATGACCACCTTCGACGCCACCAGTTACGCCCAGGCTCTGGAGATCGTCGATCGCTACCGGTTGCGAACCGAAATTCCTGCCCAGGTGCTGCGGGCCCTGGAACTGGGGGCCCAGGGCCGGATTCCTGAGACGGTAAAGGCCGGTGCCTCCTGCCTGGAGCGGGTCGACAACGTGATGATCGGCACCAACCGCCAGGCCCTGCTCGCTGCCGCCGCCAAAGCGGCGTCCCTCGGGTTCGAGGTTCGCGCCCTGACTTCGCAACTGGCCGGCGAGGCCCGTCACGCGGCCAAGGTGATAGCCGACATCGCCAAAGATGTGGTGGTCAGTGACATGTTGGCCGCAAAACCCGCCTGCCTGCTGCTGGGCGGGGAGACGGTGGTGACCCTGCGCGGAAACGGCAAGGGGGGGCGCAACCAGGAGATGGCCTTGGCCTTTCTCGACGAATTGAAAACCTGGGGAGAAGGGCGGCGGAGGGTCTTTTTTCTGGCCGCCTCCACCGACGGCAACGACGGCCCCACCGATGCGGCAGGGGCCTTCGCCGATGAGGAGGTCCTGCGGCAAACCTGGGCGCTGGAGGGCGATTGCCTGGCCAACGCCTTGAACAACAACGATTCCTACCATTTTTTCGAGAAGACGGGGGGCTTGTTCAAAACCGGGCCGACCAACACCAACGTCTGCGATCTGCAGATCGCGATCATTATCTAG
- a CDS encoding GntP family permease: MVSGGMAVIFLALCVGLIIYLTSKFKANAFVVLIFVAFIFGLLVQMPLPEIVKNIRDGFGGTLGYIGIVIVAGTIIGTILENTGAALAMTQGILRVVGKQRSPLAMSIAGYVVSIPVFCDSGYVIMTPLNKALAKQSGKSMATMAIALATGLYATHCLVPPTPGPIAAAGVLGADLGRVIGFGLLVSIPGMIAGYLWAVFFAKRYDIQPEGTESYETLVERYGNLPGGFHSCLPILIPILLILLKSIASYPTHPFGEGMLSEVLQFIGDPVTALMLGIPIALTLIKPHQFKQAVEGWMSEGVQHAALILAITGAGGAFGKILKSSPLSDYLGASLSTMHLGIFLPFIIAAAIKTAQGSSTVSIITTASIMAPLLGSLGLDPTFTVLAIGAGAMTVSHANDSYFWVVSQFSGMDTPTAYKTFTSATAILGFTTIISVALISAIF; the protein is encoded by the coding sequence ATGGTCAGCGGAGGAATGGCGGTTATCTTTCTGGCTCTTTGTGTCGGGCTTATCATCTACCTGACGTCCAAGTTCAAAGCCAACGCGTTTGTGGTGCTTATCTTCGTCGCTTTCATTTTCGGCCTGCTGGTGCAGATGCCATTGCCTGAAATCGTCAAAAATATCCGCGACGGTTTCGGCGGTACCCTTGGTTACATCGGCATTGTCATCGTCGCCGGGACCATCATCGGGACCATTCTCGAAAATACCGGGGCCGCGCTGGCCATGACCCAGGGGATTCTCCGGGTGGTCGGAAAACAGCGCTCCCCGCTGGCCATGAGCATCGCCGGCTACGTGGTGTCGATTCCCGTGTTCTGCGACTCGGGCTACGTCATCATGACCCCGTTGAACAAGGCGCTGGCCAAGCAAAGCGGCAAATCCATGGCCACCATGGCCATCGCCCTGGCCACCGGACTCTATGCCACCCATTGCCTGGTGCCGCCCACCCCGGGGCCGATCGCCGCGGCCGGGGTGCTGGGGGCCGACCTGGGGCGGGTCATCGGCTTCGGCCTGCTGGTCTCCATACCGGGGATGATTGCCGGCTATCTGTGGGCGGTGTTTTTCGCCAAGCGCTACGACATTCAGCCCGAGGGGACTGAATCCTACGAGACCCTGGTGGAGCGCTACGGCAACCTGCCCGGGGGCTTTCATTCCTGCCTCCCCATTCTGATCCCGATCCTGCTGATTCTGCTCAAGTCGATCGCCAGCTATCCCACTCACCCCTTCGGCGAGGGGATGTTGAGCGAAGTGCTGCAGTTCATCGGCGATCCGGTCACGGCCCTGATGCTGGGTATCCCCATCGCCTTGACCCTGATCAAGCCCCACCAGTTCAAGCAGGCCGTCGAGGGGTGGATGAGCGAAGGGGTGCAGCACGCCGCCCTGATCCTCGCCATCACCGGCGCCGGCGGGGCCTTCGGCAAAATTCTGAAGAGTTCGCCGCTCTCCGATTACCTCGGCGCCAGTCTGTCCACGATGCACCTGGGCATTTTCCTCCCTTTCATCATCGCCGCCGCCATCAAGACGGCGCAGGGTTCGTCCACCGTCTCCATTATCACCACCGCTTCGATCATGGCGCCGCTGCTCGGCAGTCTCGGGCTCGACCCGACCTTTACCGTGCTGGCCATCGGCGCCGGGGCGATGACGGTTTCCCATGCCAATGACTCCTATTTCTGGGTGGTTTCCCAGTTTTCGGGGATGGACACTCCCACGGCCTACAAGACCTTTACCTCCGCCACGGCCATTCTGGGGTTCACCACCATCATTTCCGTCGCCCTGATTTCGGCAATTTTTTAA